GCAGTGGTGAACGCGGCGGCCTCCGATGGCTGGCTCTCGTCGGCGTCGAGCCAGGCATCAAGCCCCGCGGTATGTCCCGCATCGGCCCGCCGGGCGACGCTCGCCGCGTGGCCGGGCACGATCTGGTGACGGCTCATTCCGGTGTCCTTACTCGATGTCGATGGGCGCCACGCTCAGCACGCCGGCCGGGGTGTCGATCTCCAGGCTGTACGCCCCGCGCGGGAGCGCGCCCATCTGAAACTCGCCGTCCTCGTCGGTCTCTTCGCTGATCTTCCTGGCTGGCCCCATCAGGCTCACGGCCGCACCTTCGAGCGGCATGCCCTCATCCAGCACCTGCCCTGCGAGCTTCAGCCGATCCGGCTGCCGGTCCTGAGCGATCTGGAGCACCAGCTCCGTCTCGTCAGCGGCGTACAACACCCGCCGCGCTCGCTGAACGACGGCCCGCACACCCGAGCTGAGCGGCTGTGACTTGGTGTCGTACACCAGGCTTGCCTCGATCCGATCCGCCATGCAATGCCTCCGTACCGTGCCCCACACGCAAGCGTGCGATTGCGCCCCGATGATTTCTACTTCTCTAGTCCGCGGTCCCTCCCCGATTCGTACATTTTCGTCGGAGAGTTCTACAAATCCTCATCCCTGCAACAATTCCAACGCGGACCCGCTGACCTGGGTGACGCCCTCGGGGCGGGGCCGTGGGCCGTGGGGCGTGGGCCGTGGGGCGTGGGTCGTGGGCCGTGGGCCGTGGGCCGTGGGCCGTGGGTCGTGGAAGCATGCTGCCTGACATGCTCCGCACGCTCGTAGCAAGCACGCAACTCACCATGTCATCCTGAGCGCAGCGAAGGACCTCACCCGCTGACCGTCAACCCTCGCGTCACCCGCCGACCGTCATCGTGCGCCCCACCCGCTGACCGTCACCGACCGTTGCCGTGTCATCCTGAATGCAGCGAGCCTGCGAGCGCAATGAAGGACCTCACCCGCTGACCGTCAACCTCGCGTCAGCGGGTGAGGTCCTTCGCTGCGCTCAGGATGACAACTGGAACTCGCATCGTTGCATCATTGCTGTCGATTCATGGCGCGCGGCAGCCTGTATGCTTCCACGATCCACGATCCACGATCCACGATCCACGATCCACGATCCACGATCCACGATCCACGATCCACGAGGAGTCTTCCTGTGTCCTCCTCTGCCGCCGCCAACATCGCTCAGCTCATCGACACGCTGCCTCTGCTCGACGATCACTGCCACGGCGTCATGCAGCAGCCGCTCTCCGACCTTCAGCTGCA
This genomic interval from Chloroflexota bacterium contains the following:
- a CDS encoding carboxypeptidase regulatory-like domain-containing protein gives rise to the protein MADRIEASLVYDTKSQPLSSGVRAVVQRARRVLYAADETELVLQIAQDRQPDRLKLAGQVLDEGMPLEGAAVSLMGPARKISEETDEDGEFQMGALPRGAYSLEIDTPAGVLSVAPIDIE